The genomic DNA AAACATTCAGCCGGTAGTACAGATCCTCCCTGAAGCGATGGCCAACCACCTCATCCTGGAGATTTCTATTGGTTGCAGCGATCACCCTGACATCAGCCTTGATCTCCTTGCTGCCACCAACCCGTTCAAAAACGCGTTCCTGGATAACACGCAGGAGCTTGGCCTGTAATGCAACCGGCATCTCGCCGATCTCATCAAGAAAAATTGTCCCACCTCTGGCAAGTTCGAACTTCCCCTGTCTGGCCTGGATTGCCCCGGTAAACGCCCCTTTTTCATGCCCGAACAGTTCGCTTTCCAAGAGGTTCTCCGGAATGGCGGCACAGTTGAGAGGGACAAAGGGGGCCTTGCTTCTGGGGCTTAACAGGTGGATAGTTTTGGCTACCAACTCTTTACCGGTGCCGCTCTCACCGTAGATCAACACATTTGCCGTTGTTCCGGCAACATCAAGGACCAGCTTGCGTACATTTTTCATTGCCTGGCCGGCGAAAATCAGTTCATCAGGAGGCAGACCAGATGACCCAGTCTCCTTAATAGTGCGCAAGGCTCTGGTGAGCTGCTGGTTTTCCATGACCCGGTTCACCAGGTTTAACAGTGTTTCAGGAGCGGCAAGCGGCTTGGTGAGGAAGTCGATGGCGCCTTCCTTCATGGCAGATACCGCCTCATCGACGGTGCCGTAAGCGGTCAGAAAGATAAACTGCGGAGCCCCCGGGTCGTGCCTGGTTTCCCGGAACAGCTCAATACCGCTTTTGTGAGGCATCTTCAGGTCGGAAATAACCAGGTCAAAGCTCTCTCGTTTAAGCAGGCGATCGCCATCACGGCCGTCACCGGCAACCGTGACCTGATACCCCTCATCTTCAAGAATCGTCTGGATGAAGATCCTGAACGTTGCATCGTCTTCCACCAACAGTATGGACCCTTTTGTTTCGGTCATGTGTCGTATCACTCCCATACCCCGCCGGGTAGTTCAATAATAACCGAGGTTCCCTTACCGGCAGCGCTTGTTACGCTGATGGTCCCCTGATGCTCCTCGACGATTTTTTTGCAAAGCGCTAGTCCCAGGCCGGTTCCTCTGGCCTTTGTGGTAAAAAAAGGCTCGAATATCCTGGCTTGGTCCTCTTCATTTATGCCTTGTCCGGTATCGGAGACTGAAATAACCACGCCTCTACCTCTCGTCTGTGCCGCAATGGTCAAAGTTCCGCCATCCGGCATTGCCTGAACAGCGTTTTTTACCAGGTTGAGCAGGACCTGTCCCAGACGATCCCGGTCACCTCGGCACTGCACACTCTCGGCGCAGTCAGTGACCAGTGTAATTTTCTGTTGTGCGAGTTCAGCGCTCACTAGGGCCACGGAATGGGCAATCAGCTCCTTGAGCCAGAAAAGACTAACCGCATTTCGCTCGGTCTTGGCATAGCTCAGGAGGCTGGTGACGAGATTTTCCAGGCGGAGGACTTCCGCAACAATCAGCCGGCCGAATTCACTGTTACGGCTATCGATAGGCTTCTTCTCGATAATCTGGGCAAACCCCTTGATGCCTGCCAATGGATTGCGGATTTCATGGGCAAGCGTTGCCCCCATCTCACCTAAACGTGCCAGGCCTTCCTGTCGGGCCATCTCCAGATGATGCAGCTCTTCCCGCAGGGCAAAACGATAAATAAAGGCGGCCATGACCCAGCCGGTGAGCAGCAGCCCGATGAGGATCGTCATGTTCAACTCTGCCTTGCGGACAACGGCATCGGCTCGATAGGTATGCAGGGTCAACCGCAAGATCATTTCCGCGTCAGGAAGGTAAAGCGGAGCCAGGAATTCATAGGCTTTTTCCCCGGTACCGAGCACAACCCGGCCTTCAATCGCATCTGCTTTTTGTAGTACCGCAGAGTAGCGACCATCATCTGAACGAGTCCCAATCAGATCGGGATTTGAATGGAACCGATAGATGCCGTCTCTGTCCAGCACTGCCAGAAAGGCTAAATCTTTGGGGCGAAGGGTATTAAGGGAGTGAAAGGTAGGATCATGGACTGCCGCGTTTTCTACAGCCGAAGAAATGGACAGGGCAACTCCCCGGAGATTCTCTTCCGCCAAAGGCACTGCTGTCCGATAATTGCTTATGGCAAACCAGAGCAGGGCCACTGTAAGGCCAACTCCACTAAGCAGGAGAACTCTTTTCAGCATCGTTGGCCCAATGTACAGACAAGGCGTTGTTTCATTCTTTTGCTTCGCTTCTGTTGCCTTAGGATCAAGTAAGGCCAGTTCACTGCCAAGCATCAGCAATGGATTAAATCGGTATAACTGCCTTCTTTATGCCAACATTCAAATTAATAAATACAATAATGTTTCCTGCCGGTTATGTCAATACAGTAGGCGACACCCGGCAAACAGGCGGTTTCCAGCCGCTGGCAATCAGCTCACACTTCAATCCTGAATTCCGCGCCGTTTCGACTTTGCACACCGTGAGGCTTCCCCCATATTTTTCTCGATGATGGTTTTTGACATGTATTTAAGTTACCGTCTATGACGCCTGGCTCTTCATTCAGCACCTAACTTACAACTGTGTCGATTCCTTGATTAACATTCAAGATAACCTCCTTTAGCATCGACAGTTTGTAAGGCTTTTGGATGAATCCTGCCAGCCCCTTGCCGGCAAAGCGCTGGTTGATCTCCTGCTCGTTGTAACCGCTGGACATGATTACCTGAACATCCGGAGCAAGCAGGCGTAGTTCCCTGAACGCCTGCTCGCCATCCATATGTGGCATGGTCAGGTCAAGGATGACACAGCAAATCTTGCCCTGTTGCTGCGTGAAAACCTCCAGCGCCTCCCTACCATCCATTGCCGTCAAAACATCAAATCCGAGTTCCTTCAGCATTTCAGTACCAATGGCGATGACCGTTTCCTCGTCGTCAACCAGCAGAACCGTTCCACTGCCTTTCCACTCTAGATGCTCGTCAGCTATCTCATTGCCCAATTCCTTTGGCCTGCCTCCTGCCGGGAGCAGAATCTTGAACGTCGTCCCACGACCTGGTTCACTGTAAACCTTTATGGCCCCTTTATGGCCGCGGACAATTCCCAAAACGGCCGCCATCCCCAAGCCGCGGCCAGTGAACTTGGTGGTGAAGAACGGGTCGAATATTTTAGACACGGTTTCCTTATCCATGCCGCAGCCGGTGTCGGCGATCTCAAGCCAGACATACAAACCTTCGGGAATCTGTTCGTTCAACCACGCGCTGCTTAAGTACCGCCGATCACACTGCATACAGCCAGAGCTGATTGCGATTACCCCACTCTTGTTGCCTATCGCTTCAGAGGCATTGATGACCAAATTCATGATGACCTGGCGCAGCTGAGTGGCGTCTGCATCAACAGTCGGAAGCGATTCAGCGAAGTTGAATCTCAATACGCATTTTTTGGAGATAGAGACTTCCAGCATCTTCGCCATCTCCTCTACTATGCGATTCAGATCGATTGGTTCGATGACAAACTTTCCTTTGCCTGAGTAAGCGAGCATCTGCTTGGCAAGGTCGGCGGCACGGGTAGCAGCTTCCTCGACTCTCTGTAGGTTGTCGCGCACCGGTGATTCCGGATTAAGCCTCAGCAAGGCAAGATCGGTATTGCCGACGATTGAGGTTAGGAGGTTGTTAAAATCATGGGCTATGCCTCCGGCAAGGACGCCAAGACTTTCCAGTTTTTGGGCATGCAGCAGTTGCTTCTCAAGATTGAGTCGTTCTTCTTCATTACGCTTACGATCGGAAATATCCCGGGCAATACCGCAATTGCGCTCCTCGGCGCCATAGCACACATAGTTGGCAGCGATCTCTACCGGGAATACTCGACCGTCTTTGGCGCAATGAGTTGCTTCAAAGCGCAGGGTACCCTGCCTGCGGAGTTCGGGGAACTGGCGCTGCATGTCTTCACTGCTATTGCTGGGGTCAATGTCGGAGACTTCCATCTTTAACAGCTCTTCACGTGAATAACCAAGAGACTGGCAGGCAGCATCATTTACATCAACGATACGACCGTCAGCCGTGACCCAAAAGATTGCATCCGACACGGCATTGACACTGGCACGGGTGAACTGTAGCATCTCCTCGGCTTGCTTGCGCTCCGTTATGTCCGATGCAGCACCGTACAATATCAGTTCATCGTTCGATGTCCCCTGTTCGCACTGGCACGTATCCAAAATCCATCGAACGCTTTGATCCTTGACAATAATCCGGAAAGAAATCTCCTTGATGTCCCCAGGTCTAAGCCTGTCGAGGGCTTCAACCGTGGCTTGCTTGTCGTCTGGGTGCACGATTGACACCCAGCATCCACGTTCAAGCATTTCCTCGGCGCTGAATCCCGATATGGTTTTCAGGGCACCGCCGACCCACTGTATCCGGTACGGGGCACTCCCTTTACGTGCGCATTTGTGAACATAATCAGAGGTGAGGGCAGTGAAGTGCTGATAATTCGCCTCGCTTATGGCGAGAGCAGCGGTGTTCTCCCTTATTCTTTGGCGAAGCCGCATGTTAAAGAGATAGAGAGCGATGAGGATAGCTGCGGCGGCTAGTGTTGCGGTGGTTGCGACGAATGCGGCTGTGAATTCATCATTAAGAGGAATACGGATCGATTCGATTGCTCGGATTATTCCGGCAGATTCATTGAATCCCCCCTGACCGGAATAGATCTGTTGCAGCCCGACAGGCGCATCTGTGCGCTTGCCGTGGCAACGTAGGCATGCTTGATTGGTTTCGAGAAACGGTTTGGCGTAGAGCAAATATTTCTTGCCATTGATGGTTCTGATCTCGGTATGCTCTTTGAGGTCACGCTGGTCGTTGAAAAGTTTTATGAGCCACGCTTCTCTGTCATCGGCAATGTTCACCGGGTTTCTGGGGTTTTGCGAGGCCATTTTGTAGTAAACGAGAGGTAGCCCTTCTTTTTCTCGTTCCTTGTTGAAGAGACCGTGCATAACCCTAATGATATGGGATGACGAGAGCAGTTGCGGTGCATAGAAATCCTGAGCGACCTTCCCTTCGTCTTTGGCCTTGTAGTAGGCAGGGTGCATCACCTGCTGGATGTACGCATGGAATGCCCTGTGGGAGAGAATGATGCTCTGGAGGTTTTCTTCTGCTTTGTGTACGACGTATTTGGTAACTGCGGTGTGGGTAA from Geoanaerobacter pelophilus includes the following:
- a CDS encoding sigma-54-dependent transcriptional regulator, which gives rise to MTETKGSILLVEDDATFRIFIQTILEDEGYQVTVAGDGRDGDRLLKRESFDLVISDLKMPHKSGIELFRETRHDPGAPQFIFLTAYGTVDEAVSAMKEGAIDFLTKPLAAPETLLNLVNRVMENQQLTRALRTIKETGSSGLPPDELIFAGQAMKNVRKLVLDVAGTTANVLIYGESGTGKELVAKTIHLLSPRSKAPFVPLNCAAIPENLLESELFGHEKGAFTGAIQARQGKFELARGGTIFLDEIGEMPVALQAKLLRVIQERVFERVGGSKEIKADVRVIAATNRNLQDEVVGHRFREDLYYRLNVFPIHLPPLRERVDAMPLLVNFFLERFSGQIGKKIKGVEAGVLRAMQSYPWPGNVRELQNVMERAVILAQGLVRAENLPDALLRLPEPLVLDSRDYLKAVERDMIVKALAKHGDNRRLAAEELGISRRTLQYKLKEYGLLAAD
- a CDS encoding two-component system sensor histidine kinase NtrB, which codes for MLKRVLLLSGVGLTVALLWFAISNYRTAVPLAEENLRGVALSISSAVENAAVHDPTFHSLNTLRPKDLAFLAVLDRDGIYRFHSNPDLIGTRSDDGRYSAVLQKADAIEGRVVLGTGEKAYEFLAPLYLPDAEMILRLTLHTYRADAVVRKAELNMTILIGLLLTGWVMAAFIYRFALREELHHLEMARQEGLARLGEMGATLAHEIRNPLAGIKGFAQIIEKKPIDSRNSEFGRLIVAEVLRLENLVTSLLSYAKTERNAVSLFWLKELIAHSVALVSAELAQQKITLVTDCAESVQCRGDRDRLGQVLLNLVKNAVQAMPDGGTLTIAAQTRGRGVVISVSDTGQGINEEDQARIFEPFFTTKARGTGLGLALCKKIVEEHQGTISVTSAAGKGTSVIIELPGGVWE
- a CDS encoding hybrid sensor histidine kinase/response regulator translates to MKLFRQTLLAVVLTAIIGVLTHTAVTKYVVHKAEENLQSIILSHRAFHAYIQQVMHPAYYKAKDEGKVAQDFYAPQLLSSSHIIRVMHGLFNKEREKEGLPLVYYKMASQNPRNPVNIADDREAWLIKLFNDQRDLKEHTEIRTINGKKYLLYAKPFLETNQACLRCHGKRTDAPVGLQQIYSGQGGFNESAGIIRAIESIRIPLNDEFTAAFVATTATLAAAAILIALYLFNMRLRQRIRENTAALAISEANYQHFTALTSDYVHKCARKGSAPYRIQWVGGALKTISGFSAEEMLERGCWVSIVHPDDKQATVEALDRLRPGDIKEISFRIIVKDQSVRWILDTCQCEQGTSNDELILYGAASDITERKQAEEMLQFTRASVNAVSDAIFWVTADGRIVDVNDAACQSLGYSREELLKMEVSDIDPSNSSEDMQRQFPELRRQGTLRFEATHCAKDGRVFPVEIAANYVCYGAEERNCGIARDISDRKRNEEERLNLEKQLLHAQKLESLGVLAGGIAHDFNNLLTSIVGNTDLALLRLNPESPVRDNLQRVEEAATRAADLAKQMLAYSGKGKFVIEPIDLNRIVEEMAKMLEVSISKKCVLRFNFAESLPTVDADATQLRQVIMNLVINASEAIGNKSGVIAISSGCMQCDRRYLSSAWLNEQIPEGLYVWLEIADTGCGMDKETVSKIFDPFFTTKFTGRGLGMAAVLGIVRGHKGAIKVYSEPGRGTTFKILLPAGGRPKELGNEIADEHLEWKGSGTVLLVDDEETVIAIGTEMLKELGFDVLTAMDGREALEVFTQQQGKICCVILDLTMPHMDGEQAFRELRLLAPDVQVIMSSGYNEQEINQRFAGKGLAGFIQKPYKLSMLKEVILNVNQGIDTVVS